The Toxorhynchites rutilus septentrionalis strain SRP chromosome 3, ASM2978413v1, whole genome shotgun sequence genome includes a region encoding these proteins:
- the LOC129780350 gene encoding uncharacterized protein LOC129780350 yields the protein MQERATFEARYCSAKANHPPANFHLRLPKIDLPKFDGDLSRWLSFRDTFTSMVHSNADIPTVAKMQYLLQSLEGEAHKPFESTDISADNYALTWDALLKRYDNKRYLKRQLFRALYDLPPLNKESPQELHDLVDDYQRHVKALAKLNEPVIHWDTPLINLLSYKLDSTTLRAWEEKTSSADDITYEELVDFLYQRVRMLKSVVTDLQQRSNQVGQVKVAGSTPNQKKPFKMVSNSATTETKSFIPHCIACPENHLLFQCPAFSKMSVCQRRELVSQKRLCWNCFRSGHQSRNCTSKYDCRNCHQRHHTLLHESAVPKAQSTPVVMSGQSSQQPNPPTLTVVESPGSANPNPQVSLSAQSYQSTVLLETVNLLVVDQNGKEHPARALLDSGSMCSFITKKLSNVLNLRRTKVDIAVSGIGEASKQIKRKLTATIKSKLLSYSTTLDFLILKKPTVCLPTTPIDISSWQFPDVPLADPRFHIPADVDMIVGGEVYYDLHTGCKISCGEGKPVFVETSFGWTVSGKVVIQSPDVPRVCHLTTVDRNLEQALQKFWELEAVEPCSMLSAEENFCEDQYATTTTRDSSGRYVVSLPLTRDPLVTLGESRSIAERRFLNLEKRLERDPTTKAAYCRFMEEYERLNHMKKLVDPVDETKPHCFLPHHPVFKESSTTTKVRVVFDASCKTSSGFSVNDLQLVGPVVQDDLLSIHIRFRIHQIAFVADVEKMYRQILLRQPFRRYQLILWRPSPNQPIATYELNTVTYGFASSPFLATRTLQKIAQDASDIHPAASAVAQKDFYVDDFLSGADTVESAIQIRQEMTAMLSAAGFPLKKWASNSPEVLVDIPEEDLAFAPYHDLQDDQSVSTLGLIWEPRIDMMSFKVQFPLPASVLTKRKIMSYVAQIFDPLGLVGPIIVIAKLFMQRLWALKTEAGVTMIATLNSNFSDKLFSRYSCFSKLRRFIAYWMRYFRALKAAVKTTIEPFETLTTDDLRDADIALSRLAQRESFPEEMSNLISGERIPTSSALKWLQPKVSKEGVIRVGGRLGNAPVSEDVKFPIVLSSKHRLSVLLAKYYHHMLLHAGPQLMLSSIRQKFWIIGGRNLVRRTYHQCHTWFRNKPTLVQQSIADLPTTRVTPTRPFAVCGIDYCGPVYIKSPVRNRTPTKAYIAIFVCFATRAVHIELVSDMSTPAFMAALRRFVARRGKMKEIHSDNGNAFKGAANELHQTERKQILDWCAENEIIWRFIPPRAPHFGGLWEAAVKSAKHHLLREIGNVNVGYEDMCTLLAQIEMCLNSRPLVPIPTDPSDLEVLTPGHFLIGASFQAVPENNLCDIPDNRLTHFELAQKRFQRIWSRWAPEYLQQFQSRVTRSKPPVTIKPGAVVVIKDDNLPPIQWPLGRITKVHPGKDGVVRVVTLKTASSEAIVRPVAKIALLPTAENHHPDPEK from the exons ATGCAAGAACGAGCAACGTTCGAGGCGCGATACTGTTCGGCTAAAg CCAATCATCCTCCAGCGAATTTCCACCTGCGATTACCCAAGATTGACCTTCCAAAGTTTGACGGAGATTTGTCTAGATGGCTTTCCTTCCGTGATACGTTTACATCCATGGTCCATTCCAATGCGGATATTCCGACAGTAGCGAAGATGCAGTACCTCTTACAATCACTGGAAGGAGAAGCTCATAAGCCATTCGAGTCAACCGATATAAGTGCGGATAATTACGCATTAACTTGGGACGCTTTATTGAAGCGTTACGACAATAAACGTTATTTGAAGCGTCAGCTATTCCGAGCTTTGTATGACCTCCCGCCACTCAACAAAGAGTCACCCCAAGAGCTGCATGACCTGGTTGATGATTACCAACGGCATGTCAAGGCTTTAGCGAAGCTGAACGAACCAGTCATCCACTGGGACACACCGTTAATCAACCTGCTAAGCTACAAACTGGATTCAACAACCCTCCGAGCCTGGGAGGAGAAGACTAGTAGCGCTGATGACATCACTTACGAGGAGTTGGTTGATTTCTTGTACCAGCGGGTCCGAATGTTGAAGTCCGTCGTCACCGATCTGCAGCAACGCTCCAATCAAGTCGGCCAAGTCAAGGTGGCCGGTTCCACACCAAACCAGAAGAAGCCATTCAAGATGGTATCCAATTCCGCCACGACCGAAACTAAGAGTTTCATTCCGCATTGTATTGCTTGTCCAGAAAACCATTTGTTATTCCAATGTCCAGCATTTTCCAAGATGTCCGTTTGTCAACGCAGAGAACTGGTATCCCAAAAACGCCTATGCTGGAATTGTTTCCGTTCTGGACACCAAAGTAGGAATTGTACGTCCAAGTATGATTGCCGAAATTGTCACCAGAGACACCACACGCTGCTGCACGAATCTGCAGTCCCGAAAGCACAATCCACTCCAGTTGTCATGTCTGGTCAGTCATCCCAGCAACCGAATCCACCCACGTTGACTGTTGTCGAATCCCCTGGATCAGCGAATCCGAATCCCCAAGTGAGTTTGTCGGCACAGTCATATCAGTCCACTGTCCTATTGGAAACGGTTAACCTCCTTGTCGTAGACCAGAATGGCAAAGAGCATCCTGCTCGCGCGCTCCTAGATTCGGGATCAATGTGCAGTTTTATTACGAAGAAATTATCCAATGTACTCAACCTCCGCCGCACGAAAGTTGACATCGCCGTGTCTGGAATCGGTGAAGCATCGAAGCAGATCAAGCGCAAGTTGACTGCTACGATTAAATCCAAGTTGCTTTCGTATAGTACAACTCTCgattttctgattttgaagaaacCCACAGTATGCCTGCCAACTACGCCGATTGATATTTCCTCGTGGCAGTTCCCTGATGTTCCGTTAGCCGACCCACGATTCCACATTCCAGCCGACGTTGACATGATTGTCGGTGGAGAAGTATATTATGACCTGCACACCGGTTGTAAGATTTCCTGCGGcgaaggaaaacctgtattcGTCGAAACCTCGTTCGGATGGACTGTTTCTGGGAAAGTAGTCATCCAATCACCCGATGTTCCACGTGTTTGTCACCTCACCACTGTAGACCGAAACCTGGAACAAGCCCTCCAGAAGTTCTGGGAGCTAGAAGCTGTTGAACCCTGCTCCATGTTatccgctgaagaaaatttctgTGAAGATCAATATGCCACTACCACCACTCGCGATTCGTCGGGTCGTTACGTTGTGTCCTTGCCACTCACCCGCGATCCGCTCGTCACTCTCGGCGAATCACGTTCAATCGCCGAGCGTCGCTTCTTGAACCTTGAAAAACGACTTGAGCGAGATCCAACCACCAAAGCTGCCTACTGCCGCTTCATGGAGGAATACGAACGCCTAAACCACATGAAGAAGCTCGTGGATCCAGTAGACGAAACCAAGCCACACTGTTTTCTCCCACACCACCCGGTGTTCAAGGAATCCAGCACCACTACGAAGGTTCGAGTTGTGTTCGATGCATCCTGCAAGACGTCTTCTGGATTCTCTGTGAATGACCTGCAACTAGTTGGACCCGTCGTTCAAGATGATCTGCTATCGATCCACATCCGATTCCGCATCCACCAAATTGCATTCGTCGCCGACGTCGAAAAAATGTATCGACAGATCCTATTGCGTCAGCCGTTTCGTCGATATCAGCTCATCCTCTGGCGTCCTAGTCCAAACCAGCCAATTGCTACGTACGAACTGAACACTGTAACGTACGGTTTCGCGTCATCACCATTCTTAGCTACACGCACCCTTCAGAAAATCGCGCAGGACGCAAGTGATATCCATCCAGCCGCATCCGCGGTAGCCCAGAAGGATTTCTACGTGGATGATTTCCTGTCTGGTGCCGACACCGTTGAATCCGCTATCCAAATACGCCAAGAAATGACTGCCATGCTTTCAGCAGCAGGTTTCCCGTTGAAGAAGTGGGCTTCAAACTCACCAGAAGTCCTAGTTGATATTCCCGAAGAAGACCTAGCCTTTGCACCGTACCATGATCTCCAGGACGATCAATCCGTTTCCACACTCGGACTCATCTGGGAACCGAGAATCGACATGATGAGTTTCAAGGTTCAATTTCCACTGCCAGCATCTGTTTTAACTAAGCGGAAGATTATGTCGTACGTGGCGCAGATTTTTGACCCACTTGGCCTGGTGGGACCAATCATAGTCATCGCCAAACTCTTCATGCAGCGTCTATGGGCATTGAAAACCGAAGCTGGAGTAACCATGATAGCCACACTCAATTCCAACTTTTCCGATAAATTATTCAGCCGATACTCCTGCTTCAGCAAACTTCGTCGATTTATTGCATACTGGATGCGATATTTCCGTGCCCTGAAAGCCGCCGTCAAGACCACCATCGAACCTTTTGAGACCTTAACAACTGACGACCTCCGTGATGCAGACATCGCCCTTTCTCGGCTAGCCCAGCGCGAATCATTTCCAGAAGAAATGTCCAATCTTATATCCGGGGAACGTATTCCTACATCGTCAGCATTGAAGTGGTTGCAACCGAAAGTCAGCAAGGAAGGTGTCATCCGAGTTGGTGGAAGACTCGGCAACGCCCCCGTGTCCGAAGATGTAAAGTTCCCAATTGTCCTCTCGTCGAAGCACCGGTTATCCGTCCTGCTAGCCAAGTACTACCACCATATGCTGCTCCATGCCGGTCCCCAGTTGATGCTTTCTTCGATTCGCCAGAAATTCTGGATCATCGGTGGCCGTAACTTAGTTCGCCGCACGTACCACCAATGTCACACGTGGTTCCGCAACAAACCCACCCTGGTGCAGCAGAGTATCGCCGACCTGCCTACAACAAGAGTGACTCCGACCAGACCATTTGCCGTATGCGGTATTGATTACTGCGGTCCCGTATATATCAAATCTCCGGTGCGTAACCGGACTCCTACTAAAGCGTACATCGCAATATTTGTATGCTTCGCTACACGTGCCGTCCATATCGAGCTTGTATCTGATATGTCAACACCGGCTTTTATGGCCGCTCTCCGCCGTTTCGTCGCTCGCCGTGGAAAGATGAAGGAAATCCACAGCGACAACGGCAACGCCTTCAAGGGCGCAGCAAACGAACTGCACCAAACCGAACGAAAGCAGATCCTCGACTGGTGTGCAGAGAACGAGATTATCTGGCGTTTCATTCCTCCGCGAGCACCACACTTTGGAGGGCTGTGGGAAGCAGCCGTTAAATCAGCTAAGCATCACCTGTTACGTGAAATCGGCAATGTAAACGTTGGCTACGAGGACATGTGCACTTTATTGGCCCAAATTGAAATGTGCCTGAATTCGAGGCCCCTGGTTCCAATTCCAACCGATCCTTCAGACCTGGAAGTCTTAACTCCAGGACATTTCCTGATTGGAGCCAGTTTCCAAGCCGTTCCGGAAAACAACTTGTGCGACATTCCGGATAATCGTCTGACGCACTTTGAGCTCGCTCAGAAGCGATTCCAACGAATCTGGTCCAGATGGGCACCAGAATACCTCCAGCAATTCCAGTCACGCGTTACAAGGTCCAAGCCACCAGTAACCATCAAACCAGGTGCCGTCGTGGTAATCAAAGACGACAATCTACCACCAATACAATGGCCGCTCGGAAGGATCACTAAGGTTCATCCGGGCAAAGACGGAGTGGTACGTGTCGTCACCCTGAAGACTGCATCATCCGAAGCAATCGTCAGACCTGTGGCGAAGATTGCGCTATTACCAACAGCAGAAAATCATCATCCGGATCCTGAAAAATGA